In Lolium rigidum isolate FL_2022 chromosome 3, APGP_CSIRO_Lrig_0.1, whole genome shotgun sequence, the genomic window tagtctacaatataaagaattttATATTAAAAATTTTCTTGTTTGTAGTTTATATCAATTACTATGTCCAGATTTATTTTTAGATATTTttaaacaaatatgtatgatttttgattttttttaaaacagcaggagcactggtgcccaggaGCCGAAGACACTTTTCGCGACACTATCCGCTAAAAAAAACCAAACAAAGACGGATatggatttggtgcacatgggcactagCGCTCCCTCCAATTTCTGATTTTTAAATTGTTTAAAACTTCACACTTCTATTTCTCCAAAAATTATGGTGTTAAATATCCGTACAGGAGGAGTCTACGCAAAACAGTTCCGGTACAAAATACATTAAATTTTGgtaaatacaaaataaaaaaattctgacaaaaagatatactattttaatactattgtactaccatttactgtcacaaatttgtcttttttatatttcGCAAAATGCAACATATTTTTAACGGGATTTTTTTTGTATACACCAATATTgtacatatctatctatatatttaataCCATAATTTTTAGAGACATAGAAGTgtgagattttaaaattttcaaaaatcaatAGTTAgagggagcactggtgcccatgtgtcaaagacactttcTGAACGAAGACACTAGAAAGTGGGAGACACATGCTTAACTTTTTTTTATCTCCCAtaaaaaaaatcagttgcaaGTCGGCTGGCAAAATATTAGTTTCAACCTATGCGTAATTAGGAAAACAAAACCTGCTGCAAACCCATGCAATTTTTACTAAAATATCTTAGTGGCGACACATGTGCAAttgagaagttttttttttttttgtcgctAACATGCAAATAACAGGATTTAGTTGGTTAGTCAGTTAACCTAGTAGTAGGTTCCTGGAAAACAAATTCCCTACAAACCTGGTATCCAAAAGGCGCGCGCTCAGCGTCGGGCGACCGACCCGGGCAGAGAAAATCGGTTGCTGTCCCGGCCGTCCGATCGCGATCTACCGGCTAGAATTAGCAGCATTTCGATTTTTGCATTTTGCTCCCTGGTTTTTGGAAAATCAACCCGCGGTCCTAAGCCTATCGGTTTAAACCGAACACGTGTTTCCCTTTGCCCCCAAACTTTCAGATATTTACAACAAAACTCGTTGTTTAGTATAGCAACAAAAACCCGCCGCTTTgtgtacaaaaaataaaaagtattacaacaaaattttcacgagtaaatcttcacatatatgtacaacaaattatcaatatatttacaataataattaacaacaaaaacaatattttttatttgggtgtttacaataatAGTCAGTTTCCATGCAATAATATCTTTACAATAAATCGGAAACAtacttacaacaataattaataaCAAAAACCAACATTATTTTATTTGGATGTTTACAATAAAAGTCTGCTTTCATTCCAGAAATATTTTTAGAACAAATCAGtaaaatatttacaacaataattagcaACACAGGCCACAAataatttgggtgtttacaacaaaagTCGCAAACATCATCCACAAAAACCACAGACTATTTAATTTGCTACAGATAGAATTATAACAAAAATCACCTACTATTTTATCCAAAGTCACAAATGgttacaacaaaataaaaaatcactTTGTTATTAGCATCAAAAAAAGTTGTCTCTTTACAACAATTGTTAACAACAAATCCTACAAAAATTACGGATTGTTTACAACAAATAGTTCATCATCTCACTTATGTGTTTTGCAGCGAAACCATTGTTGGGCCGAAAAAAGAAGGCCCATTAAGCCAGTGCGGGAGCGAGGCCGGACGAcgcgatcggtcgccggatccAAAGCGTTTTCCTATCCAAAAGCTGTGCAAGATCGATCGATCGAAAAGCACGTTACATGACCGATCGAAGGAATCGAGCGCGCGGGACAGGGAGACGGACTACAAAACACGATGCTTCTTCTCGCCTTGCGGGGCGCACTCGGTGGACGTGGACGGCCTCTTCACCTCGCGAGCCAGATGCGGCGGCGCGCACAGCACCGTCACCGTTTTGAAGGAGTGCTGCGGCGCCTGGTCTGGCTCGGACGTCGACGACGGCCGCCGCGGCTTCTGTACCAAGGAGCGCGCGTGCGTGTGGTCTTGCGAACCTTCCTTCCGGACGCGGCGAGGGGCGGTCGGAGTGCACCGGGGCTTCTTTCCTTGGGCGGCGATCGACGGCATCATGTTATTCAGCTGATCGCGAGACGCCTGCGGTACCGGCGCGTACAGCGCTAGCACCGTGACGAGGCTGAACCCgttttccggcggcggcggcggcgggcccggcTTGTTAGCTGACGGCGGATTGCGGCAGAAGCACGGCTTGGGTCGATCCTTCGTGCCGCTCCGCAAGATGGTATCGATGAACAGCTGCTCCCTGCCCGCTTCTATTTCCCGTATCCAGAACTCCACCCGCTGCTTGTCGGTGAACCCCTCGTTGTCGCCGACTGCCTTGTTCTTGTCCATGGTCGTCGTAGTACGTGTGCACGGGTTCCCGATCGATCTGCAACAGACCTAAACCTAAATGTGATTCTGCAGCTGTAGCAGGGCGGGTGTATATATAAGAGTGAATATGATGCGAGGTCGGACTCGGAGACGACGGGCAGAATAACTAGACTTGTTTTCCTAGTTATTACTACTAGCAACAAGTGCTCTCTTTTTTCAGGCTAGGCAGAGTACCGACCAAGTTTGCACTTCTTTTTTTCAGGCATCCAACAACGGATTCTAGATCGGCGGTTACCAAATTAGAAACGACTCGCAGCTCGTAAGGTCTCTAGCAATCCATAAGTAAAGCCGATCCTCTTAGCGTGCACTATATACATCAAGCAAAAGAACACATCATCGTTTCTCGACCAGATTTTCTTCTCTGTCTCGAGAGCCAGCGATGGAAGTGCCGAGGAAGCCGACGGCGCAGGCCGACATTGGCGGCCTGGCGGCGCTCTCTGCCGGCCTCGCGAGGTGCCTGGCCGAGGAGAACGCGGACAGCAACCTCGTGTTCTCCCCGCTGTCCATCTACGCCGCGCTGGCGCTCCTGGCCGCCGGCGCCCGGGGCGGCACCCTGGACGAGATCCTCCGCGTGGTGGGCGCGCGGTCACGCGGCGAGCTCGAGGAGTCCGTCGCCGGCGTCGTCGAGACCGCGCTCAAGGACGAGTCCGGCGCCGGCGGTCCACGCATCGCGTTCGCGTGCGGCGTCTGGAGCGAGCTCACGTGCCCGCTGAAGGCCGCCTACCGCCGCACCGTCGTGGACAAGTTCAACGCCGAGGCCAGCAGCGTCGACTTCATCAGCAACccggaggcggcacggggccagaTCAACGCCTGGGTCGCAGAGGCCACGAGCAACCTGATCGGTTCCGTCTTTGGTCCGGGATCAATCACGCCGCTCACCCGCGTCGTGCTCGGCAACGCCGTATACTTCAAGGGCAAGTGGGTTAATCCCTTCAACGAGAAGCGCACCAAGGACAAGCTTTTCTACCGGCTGGATGGTAGCACCGTCGACACGCCATTCATGAAGAGCCTGTCGTCCCAGTACATCGCCGTGCATGATGGGTTCAAGGTGCTCAAACTCCGGTATGAGATGGCAGTACCTCAAGGTAATCCGTTTGGCTAGTGTGTTGATCCTTTCAATCTTGCCTGTTATCCCACACTATGGGTTCTCCGATTATATATATGACATCATTCTGTTATGCTGACATGTTGACAGGCTATGTATCCTCTAATCGTAAGAAGCGTAAGAGGATGAGGATGTCCTCTGGTCGTAACAAGCGCACGAAGTTCTCTATGTGTATCTTCCTTCCAGATGACCATGATGGCTTGCCGAACCTAGTTGACATGATAGCATCACAGCCTGGCTTCCTACACGAACACCTGCCCAAGGAGAAGGTCGAAGTTGACGAATTCCGGGTGCCCAAGTTTAAGTTGTCCTTCGAAAGCAGCGTCGTCACTATTCTTGAGAAGCTAGGGCTTAAATTGCCGTTCGGTGATCAAGCCGATCTGTCTGACATGGTAGAGCCCGATGAATCTGGCTTGCCGACGTTTTTGAATGACATCATCCACACGGCGGTCATCGAGGTAAACGAAGAAGGCACCGAAGCAGCGGCAGTCACCTTTACAGATTTTGAGTATGGATGTGATATGCCGGAGTCGCCACCTCCTGGGGTGGATTTTGTAGCTGACCATCCCTTTGTATACTTCATAGTGGAGGAGGTGACCGGCGCAGTTATATTTGCAGGGCACATCCTAGATCCGTCGATAGAGAACTAGGCCATCTCAAACTCGTGACTTTGATTTTACCAGCACAATGTTCGTGGGATTGCCACCAAGTTCTAATAATTAGTACAGTGGAAGCAGCATTACTTTTACATATAAGTATCATTTTATTCTACTATATTTAACACTAAACTATTGAATGAACAACTCTTTCgaatagtaagagcatctccagccgttggaagCCCCCCCGGGCACAATCCGGATGAAAATTGGTCCGGATTGGACCTATTTTTGACATGGGGAGCAACGATTTTCCAGCCGTCTTTGGGCTAGTTTTTTGCTACTTTTCAGTAACACGCGGGCCAGAGCACGGTCCAAAGTCCCCGGCAGCACCCTGGGGAACCGAGGATGGCCTGGGGAGTCCGGACGGATTTAGAcctaaatccggacgaaaacgagaagcttGGGATCGTGACTGGGCCATTTTCGTCCATCCAGATGAAAAAAATGGGTCATGGGGGCCTTCCCGGGGgcatggctggagatgctctaataatcGGAGGCTTACTGAAATTCTACCAATAATGGGGCACATTAGTCTCCTAAAATTACTTATTCTAGATATTTATTGCGATGGGTTGAATTTATATTGAAAATATATCCGTATGTTGCATGCATTTGTATTTCATGCTTGCGGATTGGGTGTTGGGACCTATTTCCATCTACTTTTGGACCTAATGGGATTTACTTCGAAGACAGTAATACACTATTTGAATTGTACAACAAATTGTGATGATATCAATCTTTTTTTAGAATACTTTGATGAGATAAACTAGAAAATGTGATGTAATATCCTTTGAAAACCAATTACAAAGAATTGAACTTTGAAGGCTAATGAGGAAAAACGGCGTGCAATACTTACGAAAAACCACTTTGTGAATAATAATTTTATCAAAAATTGAACCATTGATCTATCTGCAGCAGCATGGCGAGGCAGGATTCAACGTTTGAGGACGTCGAACCTATTAATCTTCATTAGAGGTAGGTGGCCAAGAAGCCTAATTCTCACGAAAAAATGACACACACTCACTCACACGCACGTGCACgcgcacacacacgcacacacacgacAAGGACTAAAGGAATGTTGAGATTTATTGACCGTAGCTTCTCCCCATGTCGATCGTAGCGCCCCACAGCCACTAACCAGTCGAGAGGTGTTAGCGCGCACATGTGATGAACCCATGAATGGCGAGAATCCGCAACCTCCCATCTGATAATATGGCCAGGCGGAGCTTGCCGGGCATGCCTCGATACTTCACGATGACTAGCTTTCCTATGTGGACATTGTATGTGAGGATCTCGATCCGGTCATGGAGGAGCCAGTGGATTACATCGCCAGGGAGGACGTCGAAACCCTTCTGCTCTTGGAATGGCCTAGAGTGGCTTACATATTTATTGATCTATCCCCATCTTATGCCGCGGGTATCCGACGGCATTGAGGTCTGGAGTCTCATAGTGCATCCCTTGTCAAGCCTATCTGTGTGGTGGATGTTCATTTCAGCGAGGAGCAACAAGAAGGAGGAGCAATTGATGTCGTCCGGGCGGTGAGCATTACGCAGCTTCTAATTGAAGACTTGTCGTCCATGGAGATGTCCAGCAGTTCAGAGATGAAGGTGCGGGTGTCAATGATAGGGCAATACATGTACAACTCCGAACCGGAAATCTTCGCCTTTTGGGGTGACAAGGAGACAAGGCAGAAAACGACGATACCACAACACAACATCAATGAGTCATAATATCGGAAGATGTACAGCGTGACGCAACGGGCGTGAGGTGCTTGTCGATGAAGTCCGAGGCGGCGAGTTTGGCTAGAAGCATCAGGGAGACGAGCGGCCTGCGTGGGTGGTAGTGGCGGATGTGGAGGCGCGCGAGGACGCAGTAGGTTGGGGGCATGACACATGTGGCTTGCTGGATGAAGTTATTATGAGGATGCGGCGAGGGCATAGCAAACAAGGGTCGTTGCCTCGAATCATAGGACGATTTCCAACACAAGATCCACTTGTAGGGTCGGGACGCCCCAGCATGTGGATTAGGTTGCACATGACCTGCTAAGAGAGCTTCCCTCTAGTAAATTAAAGATGCATTTGCATCCAAGgaatacaaaaaaaaacatagctCACTAACACTAACCATATGGGTTGCTTCGTCGGGTTGCATGGGCTGCTGCTAGAAGGGGTTACCGGCCCAAGGCATGGGGAGAGAACTAAGCCATCAAATGTAATTTCAGGGATTTAATTCAAAATCAAATAAATTTGCACTAAAGactcgacacttattatggataggAGGGAGTACTTCAATCAATGGGAGCGATGTGAATAAATTAGGTGTCGAAGAACAAGAACCTAGAACAGAGGAGCGCTAACATGGCCTCTCATACTATATACGTGTACCTAGAACTACTCCAAATTTTGCAATCCTTCCTCTAGTAGTGTTTACCGGGCTTTGCAGATGAGGCCTTTTGGGGAAGCAAGTCAATTTCGAGCCACCAAACCCAATAGAAGTATGGAGTGGTAAGCAACACAATGAACTCACCGCCTTTCCACTCTCCCCCATGGGATTCAGTTGGATGTCCGGGTTCAATGTGTCATATGCAAGGTTTTTTCTCTCGGTTGAGATAAAATACTGATGTGAACCAGTATTAACGATTTCCGTGCAAATACTTTCATAATACCGTGCGAGATGTTTAAAATGAATTTACAGATTCATCCataatttatcaaaaaaaattaagaaaaatacatCAATATTTGCAAATTCCATTCAGTAGAATTTCTCGGTGGTAACCGTTTTTTTCGAACCCTCCGTTCATATGTACAAGACGGTGATGCACTCATGTATCCCTCCGTTCTTGGCCACTGGAACCATGTGTAAGATTGCTTCTTCGTATGAGAGTGTTCTTAGGAAGCAATTTTATGCTCAGTGGGATGGTGGCCAACATGTCTCAAGTGATCGGTGATGGCGCCTTGAGGTCAAGCCCGATATTAAGGAGGGGTGAATGTCACGGACCGTGTGGGCTACTTCACCGGGTTGCAAGGCCTGCTGCTAGAAGGTGCTACCATCCCAAGGCCTGGAGACAAAGCGAACTGGAACCTAGAACGGAGGACCCTCACAGCAGACatggcttcttcttcctccatgaaCTCCGTCTTCATTGTATTTGTACCCCATGCTTTCCTGCTGGATCCTTGTACCTAGAGCTACTCCAAATCCATCAATTCTTCCTCTAGTAGTGTCCATATTAAGTGGGATAGTAACAGTCACACATGATGCTAGTATATCTAAAAAAAACTCCAACTTAATTGTCGAACGGTCAAGAATTAGCAAAACCGAAAAAAAAAAGTACTTTGTGACCTCATGCAGACCCAACGAACAGATAACGAGAGGAACCTAGGCATATGCGTATCCAAAACAATGCCACGAACTGTTGCTCCTTTTGAGGTCACGGCGGTGGTATATCATGACGAGGCTGCGAGTGCGACACGACGCCAGCGGGTGGTACTGGCGGAGGAGGTCCGCGGCGTGGCGCGACACCAAGGGTGCGAGGTGCTCGTCGACGAAGGAGGCGTCGGGCGCGAACGGGCGGTTGGCGTGGTAGCGTACGAGGGGCCAGACGGGGATGACGGCCGTGGCTTGCTGATTCATGAAGGTGTCGGCGAAgatgcggcggcggaggagccggcaggcggcggcgcagcgAACGAGTGTCGTGGCGTCGGAGCGCGCGGCGATCTCGAGCAGGAGATCCACCGGTAGGGTCCGTGGCGCCGGCAGCGCCGATCTTGCGGATTTTCGCCGGCGTCTCCGCGTCCGCGGCGGCGCTGTGGATTTTCGCTGGCGTCTCCGCGGCGCCATGGCTTTCGATCGAAGTAGCATATGCATTGCCCATCCGCCGGCGGCCGGGCCGGCCCGGCCTGGTATATGTTTGGATATACGTGGAGTTGGAGCAGGAAACGATCCATGATCGTACCATGGTTTGGAGTTTGGCCTGAAGACGACATGTTTATATCTTTCAGAGACAGAGACAATACAACTCTTGTACTGAATCTATCTTTACCGTTTAATTGCCTCTGAATCCGGCTTAAGGATCCGGGAAGATGAGGTGATTAGCAAGACGGAAATCCAATTTCTAAATCCACTAGGGAAACCACGTTTTTTTAGGAGATCTATGATGCAATTCCATCTGGAGTCGAACGCCTTGTGGATATCAATTGTAACAAGGTGGACATGGATCCTTTTAATGCTGCCACGACAATCACGTtgggaaatagaaaaaaaaacactTTTTGAGACATTGCAATTATCTACAAAATAATCCACGAGAAGAAAATGAAATGTCCAAAAAGCCATCCTAAATGGAGGTTGGATATCAAAGATCAACATGCAGATATCACTTTCGAACACATCCGCCAATACATTTTACTTTGGGTGCAACTAAGAGACATTAATCTCCAAGATGGTGTGCCAAACGAATGGCCAATATTCATCTAAATCCGCTTACACGGCCCAACCTCCTCGCCGGTTTGCTCATAGGTTTAGAAGATTTGAGTTACTCCAAAAGTGAAGTTTTTTGCCTGGCTTGCCATTTAAAATAATCTTTGGACCGTCGACCGCTTGGAGAAGAGGGGGTGGCAAAATTACAGTGCTTGCCCGCTTTGCAAACGCACGATGGAGTCAGTGGATCACCTTTTTGTGAATTGCCGTTTCACTTTTAGGTTTCGGGCCTCGTCCAGGATTGCCTTGGACTTCATTTCATCGACCTCCATGCTTGGCCAACGCTCTTCATCCATAGTTGGTGGGACATCATGACGAAGCGCAAGAATTTGGCCTCCCTCACCCTTGTTGTGTCGTGGGAAATTTGAAACGAAAGAAACGCCCGGATTTTAAAAAACAAGCAAGCTCCACCCCATTTCATCCTAGAAAACGTTAAGCGTGAATCGAAGCTCTGGATTTTAGCGGGCGTCAAGCACATGAGCAACTTAATGCCACGAGAGTAGAGCGTTTTGTAATATGGTCACTTTACTTTCTTGTAAAACTTCTATCTTAATTAATTAAatagggcaaagcttttgcccttgTTTAAAAAAAACTCCGAATACGGACACCAGCATCAGGAATActaggggcgcgtttggtaggctgggcCGAAATCCTGCACCACTGGCGCAGCTAGATGGGCGCCCCTGCGCGTCACGAACGAGTCATGGACCATTTTTGGCCCATCGTTTGGTAGGTTGTGCTGCACCGGCCGAACAGAAGTGCACATTGTTTGGATGCCTGGATACAGCGCTCCATCTATGTTCAGCCACAACATATGTGTTTGGTTGCCATTTTGGGCACCCTGGCAACAGCttctcctcaccacattcaaatatggtgaccttaccatcacataacggcacacaaacaaCTCAAACACGATCATAAGCACAACACACACTTATAGACAACGAACATAGTACTTAACACTTCCTAATCTAGCGTCAGAGTGGTAAGACGCGCGCCTAAACCTGGGGGCAGACTAGTTCAACAGACTCTATAGGCCAGCATAACAGTGAGGTATGCACAAAAGACAGTGTTTAACAACCTCCTAGAGGCTAGCCCAACGACAGGATCAGACATAAACAGAGGCAGCGATGGAGCAGCAGCACCTTAACGGCAAGGATCAGCAAAAGGGCCCTCGCGATGCCTCTTGCAGCCAAAGACGCTGGAGCAGGATGTCTCCTTCCTGAAGACGTCGACCTTGAAGCCGTCGTCTTGAGGGGTGAAGACGATTGTGTCGTCGACGTGCAGCAGAATCCTGGCGGCGAAATCGCTCCAGGACTTGATGAACCCGACACGCTGGCTTGTCCAGTGCAGCTGCATCTTCCACTCGTAACGCTGGCCCAAGTACAAGCAGACCTTCACCGGGGGGGGcaattgttcttgagcttgtacttTGTGATCAGGGGATGCTCCATGTACGGCGGCACGGCGAGGGCACGGAGGTCCTGGCTCTCCACCTGCACGAAGAACGCAGGCAGACGCTGCCTGGCAGCATGCCCCAGTTCAGCAGGACGGCCGACGTGAACCCTCGACGCTGTGATCTGGTGGTGGGCTTCCATGAACGCTACATTGGGATCACGCAGCTGCACACGGACGGCCATGTCGATAGCGTCCAGTATGGGCCCTTCCGAGAACACTTCTAGGAAGGGCCAGTtctgcacaagcacaagcacaagcaatgTCAAGCTCAAGCGCAAGCAATGTCATGGACAAGCACAAGCAAGCAATGCCAtggacaagcacaagcacaagcaagcaATGCCATTGGCAAGCACAAGCAAGTAATGCCATTGGCAAGCACAAGCAGAAGCAAGCAATGTCATTGTCAAGCAGAAGCACTGTTATGCACAAGCAGAAGCAAGCAATGTCATGGACAATAGCAATGCCAAGCACAAGCAAGCAATGCCATGGACAATGACAATGCCAATCTCAAGCACTGTCATGGACTTGGCATTGTCAAGTCCTTGCcaggtgcttgagcttggcatggcaagcATAACCACTGTCAAGAACACGCGTGCACATTGCCATGAATCCTATCTACATTTCTATCTACATTCACACGTACAATGTCATCTACTCGATGTAAACAAGCGAGATGGAGTCGATTGAAGGTACTTACGATTGGGTGGAGCGACAGCGGCCCAGTCTAAGGACGAATAGGAGGTCCTCGAGGAGGTCGCACTCCAAATCCGGGTGGAtgaggaggcggagccggagcGCAGGCCCTCGCCGTCGGAAACCCTAGTGGGGACGGGGCAAAAAAAACCGTCCCGAGCGATCCACCGGTTGAATCCCGGCGGCTTGAAGATCCAGGACAACGGCGCTCCGGGTTGCCACGTCGGCTGTCCTCGTGCTCGCGAACGGCGATGGCCGATTCAACACCGGCACGCGGCCGACATCGATCTGCGCTGCCGAGTTGCGGCCTCCGGCCTCGTACTCGCGGACGATGCGCAGGAGCGCCTCGTTGGACCTGGTGGCCATCGGTCGGACGGCTTGGATCCGTCGGCGAAGGCGGAGGATgaggcgaggaggccatggcggcggttgatgGGACAGGGCGATCATGTCTGTGCCAGGAGTGAATGGGGAGAGAGAAGGAGCGAACCGGTGAGGGGAAGTGGGGAGCGAGGACCAAGACAACGCGATGTCTCCCgcgcttctccacgcgtgcaaccgttgcacgtGCAAAATGGCACGATAACAGGACAGGCCCGCTGGAAACTGCCGATTCGGGCGTTCCTCCGGGGCCTCTCCCAGAGGTGTTTTGAGAACCGGTTGGGCCACAACGCGGACCACTTACAGGCAACCAAATGGACCGGTTTTtgctgggccgatgcgagccaaaggGCTCACAGCCTACCAAACGTGCCCTAGGTTGTGCTAACGGCATGCCAAACTTAAGATGCAAGTTGGTGTTCGAGGGACTATTCCTTGACAATTGTTAGTAGTAGCAAGATCCATATCACATGAAAATGCTTTCAGATAATTAGCTAGTCTAGCTTAGCAACTTCTTTCTCAGGAATTCAGGATGCATATGCTTGTATGGTAGAACCACttggttgtttttttttttgtctaaatGTAAACATGTTCATCTCCAACCATTTTATTTCCAAACCTGAATTTTCAAATAAATGAAGATTATATGGTGTCATACAATAGATATCCAGCTTCGACGTAAGTCGAGTTGCAATTGTTTCAGTTCAGACACAGGAAAAACCACTCCAAGAAACAGCTGGTCAGTCGTCACTGCTGCTAGACGTCATTACTGTAAGTTCAGGAACAACATGATACGGA contains:
- the LOC124697744 gene encoding putative serpin-Z8, with translation MEVPRKPTAQADIGGLAALSAGLARCLAEENADSNLILRVVGARSRGELEESVAGVVETALKDESGAGGPRIAFACGVWSELTCPLKAAYRRTVVDKFNAEASSVDFISNPEAARGQINAWVAEATSNLIGSVFGPGSITPLTRVVLGNAVYFKGKWVNPFNEKRTKDKLFYRLDGSTVDTPFMKSLSSQYIAVHDGFKVLKLRYEMAVPQGYVSSNRKKRKRMRMSSGRNKRTKFSMCIFLPDDHDGLPNLVDMIASQPGFLHEHLPKEKVEVDEFRVPKFKLSFESSVVTILEKLGLKLPFGDQADLSDMVEPDESGLPTFLNDIIHTAVIEVNEEGTEAAAVTFTDFEYGCDMPESPPPGVDFVADHPFVYFIVEEVTGAVIFAGHILDPSIEN